The genomic DNA atgaagtttgaaaatttttgacagaTGTAGCAAGTGTCAAGGCTTTTGCATTCTCGTGCGTACTGCACGCGAGTGTGTGTACGTGCACATTCTAGTGACACACGTTCAAGAGTTAAAATCAACCACCCACCAACACATCTCCGTCCCCGATGTGACATCTATCCCAAAAATATCGCGTCAGGGCGTATTTTACGCATTGTCTGACCCCAAAAATGCTCGGTAAATATTCGAAGTAGGGATACGTTTTGACGAGTCGTATATTTCCTAGGTATAACAATACTTTTGACTAATAAAAACGTCGAAAGGAGCAAGCGAGCATCGGTACTTGTCATGCAGAGATGCACGAGCGACAGGCACCTACACGACTGGCTTATCGGGAATAAATTAACCGCCTTTACCATTCTCATTGGCCTTCCAATCCTCTACACATATCCGTATAGTTTAAGCTCGTTGTTAATCAATTAACAACACTCCAGCTTTCTTAATTCACTCTTACTCACATTTATTTTGCAGAAAATCACCCGACTACACCCAAAtcatcaccattttttttactgcaaaCTGCGCGCTCTCGCGGTACTATGCGAAACTCTCACTGGCGCCATTTAaacttttcgttatttttttttgctttatcatttgtttttctttcgtcttttttttcttgctccaCAGATATACCTGCTGTACGCATACGTACGTCGTACACGCACACAGAACCTAGCTAATTTTAATCCAACCTAGTCATCAATGTTTTCTCCCGTTACGTCAAAACGTTGCTGTGTTGCTCGCTTCGTTGACAAATCAACAACGACGGAATTTCATCGGACAATAGAATTACTCAATTACTTCTTACGTCCTACGccattgaaaatcgaaattttttcacaagtacgAACGTCGACGGTACCACTGATCTGACGATACCGAGCCgagttaagaaaaataaaacgaatcgCGACCAGTCGCGACGCTAATACATACTCGGTTCATGCTTGCCTGCTTGATCGTTCTGGCAAAGATTTTACCCACGGTTTCGCCTCGTTGGTAATCAACGGAAACGTCAAAATGTCATAACACGTCTGTCTCCCGAACTTCCTCATTACGAAGCATGCACTCGTCTCCagtattgtaaataaaaagcataaaataatgaaaatagtcATGTTTCGAATGTGAATCAAGTCGTCCCATTCTGTTCTTGCTTTTGTTGTTAACCTCAAACGAAACTCGTCACTTTCATCAAAACAGGTATAAAGCAATCCGTAGTTTATACCTACTGCGTTTCTTAATACAAAAGTATATAGAAAAGATATTTTCACTTCGCATAATTAGTGAATGATAATCTCAAATCAACAATCATTTGTTATTCGCCAGTAAGCAACAGAGCTTGTATAAACTACATTGTATAACCTACTACTGTGCACCTTTTCTCACACTGTACCTACTTTTACAATCGTAAATTTCTTCAAGCCGTCTTTTATGATACAGATAAAGTCATGGTGGATTCAGGTACATCTGACAACTCTACATTTCCGTCAACTCTGCTGAATAACTTGTCAAGTTTATCTTGGGAATCTACATCCGCTTTCTACGATGTTACAAACGAAAGTACATCGACAGAGTTTCCAGAACAAATTGAAACCGAAATGTCAACAAGTATAGTAAATACCAGCAGAATGACTGATATCATCGAAAATCTGACCAAAGCTATTGATAGTGCAACAAACTCTACCCAATCTTCCTCCATTGATTCAACCACCAAAGGTACTATCTGCTCCACGACAGAAGACCCATTCGATGAATTTGGACCCCCCGAAGGAGTCCAGTATATTTTTGTTCCTTTAGGAGTTATGATCTTCGTTGTAATACTATCTGCTGTGGTAAGGatcttattgaaaattgttacagtggtgtatgaccctattttattaaaaatttgactatCTTGCGGTGGAAGAAATGGATGGAATCACTATACGATGCTTTAATTTATACACAGTAAATCACCAGCTCCTAGATGAATTTTAACTGGATTAGTCTTCGATTGAGaatgatttatttatctaGGTTACCAATTCGACCAAACATTAAGGGAAAATTATTCCATGCTGATGACACAACGCAAGGTAGCTCGCTTTCAACCAATTCTTTCCCGAGCCAAGCATTAAATTTGCAAGTTTTGCCCAAGAGGTGACCCAAATATatctttcatcttcaaaatGTAACCCATGTAATGTTgccttcaaaaatgagcactTAGGCAATAAATCATCAAATCGTTCTGGTACGATTTTGGGCAGCAATATCACAGTGCTAAAGACTTAAAGTTTGGGAAACACTGCACATAATGAGTTAATCATgtagaaaaaatgtacagtTCACTGATAACATTTTCACAAATGTGTTAgtatttttgacaaattaatAGGTAGACATCTGTTTTGTACGTCAAAAATCTGACTGAAATTTCCATCTAGTTTTTACATAGACATTTTGGCCGATGTGGCATCGTGCAGAAATAAGAATATACTGTTCCATCAAGAATGGTCATAGATTGATTTTCATGGATATTCCACAAAGACTTGAAATTACAAGCAATCTAACATTATTTGCTCGTTTATAGGTATTAATTATATCTCGAAAGCGTAAATTGGAACGATTGAGACACAGATTAATGCCGTTATACAATTTTGATCCTGgggaagaaggagaagatgaTTGGGAAACTGAGCTGTTAGATGAGAATTTCGATACTCGTCAAAAGAGAGTAAGCAgaagttataaataaacatgtgcataaattgtttaataaaaatgaaacgattgTTTCCAGCAAGGCTACCAATCAATGGACACGGAAGAAAATGCAGAACTGTTCAGCAGCCGCTGAAGGATTCGTATTATTTGAAAGCAAAATAATACTTTAAAATAATCATGATCATTGTTACTACGCAATAGTATTCActcgatattaattatatacatgtacatatgtacatgtaaCAAAAGAATCCAATCTAGTAAAGAATCTTAATCGTATTAATAGGTAGAGACGTTCATTTCAAAGGCAGCAGCTGAAGCAAGTTTTCTCATTTGAATCTGAGCTCTGTAATTTATAGATATTTAGAAacctttaaaaaattcacttgcGCGTATTTATCACCATTCTATTCATTTTAAATTGCAACACGTGATATAGATCGTTAAGTATTTTAGCACCTATTCATCACACTTGACATTAATATGAACGTTTACTCAAAgcgattattaattataattagtaTTATTTTAGTTGCTTAGCGTATCGAAAAGTTTTACTCAGTACATACAGCATTAACGTGTAAATGTATAGTAGCATTAATCACTGCTACGTGCAATCAGCCAAAGATAATCTAACTTTTATATTGTTCGTAAATATATTGCAATATTATGAATATCAAAGAATACAGCGTTGGCGctgtatgaataaaaatgatctaGTCCATAGTATGTAATATAGTAAAATCAAATGTGAACGATGTCTGCTGACATATTTGAAGTATATCGATTTCAGTATTATCTATTAATAATAGTTAATAGCCCACACTAATTAAGTAACTTACGTATCCTATTATGCCCACTTATTTTTGCATAATAAAATGCACAAACGATTTCCCCTAGTTGTTCTCTGTAGTTAATACCTGCATGTAAATCCTTTTGCTTTTCATTAATTAGGCACACAGGTGGGATATAAACTCACTAACACAAAGGTGAGGACTCCTGAAAAggaataaatttgtataagttattttgtttatagTTTATTTGATACAAATTTGACATTCACACAGTGTATGTTTAATCAGAAATAAGATTTTGTTGTTTGACATTGTGGCAATACTTTCTGCATCGTTACACATGGAAAGTATTCCACCAGGTTTGTGGATATTCAGTGATTACGAAGTTAGTTGCTTCTTATACTTCGGAGCAGAGTCATTTTTACTtagaatattaatatatagaAGTGCCATAAGGTAATATAATCGTACTTTGACGATACTAAAAAccatatttaaaaatgaaattgggTCTTACAGTACAGATAAACCCGGGCTTAGATGCCTAGTCTTAAACGTTTGTtcacattttcaatatttagtAATAAATCAAAACGCGTCTAAACACTAAAAAATACATTACATACGGTTTATACAAGTAGTGTTCTTTGAAAGCTTGGCTTCTCAAATAACTTCCGTTagccttttcattttcttatttttcttattttttttttttttgttttacttttttaaaactttttctctacctctttttgttattaaattcGGAATATTATGAATTTCGGTGTCACTTGGCGTGAGCTTTCAACGAATTATGGAATTGTAAAACTTAAAATAAAGGAacgaggatttttttcaagGGTATCTGAGAATGAATGAAAGCTAGGGTGACTCAGCTACTTCaattctcctcctcttc from Diprion similis isolate iyDipSimi1 chromosome 2, iyDipSimi1.1, whole genome shotgun sequence includes the following:
- the LOC124416034 gene encoding uncharacterized protein C3orf18-like, yielding MVDSGTSDNSTFPSTLLNNLSSLSWESTSAFYDVTNESTSTEFPEQIETEMSTSIVNTSRMTDIIENLTKAIDSATNSTQSSSIDSTTKGTICSTTEDPFDEFGPPEGVQYIFVPLGVMIFVVILSAVVLIISRKRKLERLRHRLMPLYNFDPGEEGEDDWETELLDENFDTRQKRQGYQSMDTEENAELFSSR